The Stigmatopora argus isolate UIUO_Sarg chromosome 1, RoL_Sarg_1.0, whole genome shotgun sequence genome segment ACTAATTCAATTGTTACAGTAAATATTCTgttaaaattgacattttaattaGCAGTGTCAAAACTGCGCAGTATTTCTCATTTTTTACTGGTCTGCAGCAAATTAAGAAAATATGATTGTATACGGTCCGCATACGAAACTTGCACtgttttaacactagatggaactagtcacttaaacagtgccTCTATTAGCTCAGTTTTTCAATTATACGttgaaataaatagattaaattaTGCAGCATTACAGTATTTTGTCTTGCATAAACTGAAAAATAATACTGGGGGCTGCTTGAGTATTGAAATAGCGATTCAATACTAACACAAAGGAAATCAAGTTAGTTATAATTGTCATAATCtaagaaataaatcaaatgtgatgtccacctTATGTGGATGACATATCTTTGCGAGGCAGTTCTtacaatgaccaaaaatagtcaccatTTATAAAGGTTAAAAACAATTGTAACAGGTTTTTCGCTACATTCCTATTCTTGTTTCCATATTTTGTCATTGTTGTCCTCAAGGGGTCGCTGTCCTCGCAGAAACGTTCTTTATTTTCGTCCATGAAGGTCAATTACTTCAGCACAGCGTAGTCTTTCCACTTTTTATAAATAATCTACTAGAATATGTGAATGACCGTCAGCATTTTGGAAAGGCGAAAAAAGTCTGGTGAACTTTTACAACAATTTTTCACGTCACTAAACTTCAAGGCATATTTTGAGTCACTTCAAAAACACTCACTTCTCTCAATTTATTGACTCGGTCAAATTAGCATCAACCTTATCTTTAGATATAAAGTGTTTTTTCAGAACAAAAGAAGTAATCACGTTAATTTTTTTATGCGTGTATTCAAGAAAAACTCAAGTTTTTCCAATTGAAATTCAACTTGAAGATAAGGATACATTATTTGTTCCAAAATGCAAGTGTTAAATTAAAGGTGACCAACAGCACTAATATTAGCACTTAAAAGTTGAATagtttcattcaaaaaaaagaagaaaaaaaactccaactGTCAAGCAGGTTATCAATGATCATACAAAGAAAgtagtccaaaaaaataaaacaaaataatttagttAACTTAACAAGTCCTCTGAAAAAATGGGtttcctttgtttttctttttctttcaactCCACAGGATTTGCAACTTGTTCTATTTTAAGCTCTGGACAAGTTTTCAGTAAAATGTGCTCTTTAGAAAACAGAACAAGTGGCTTCATTTCCAAAATAGAAGTCTTTCAGGCACCGTAACAGCGTGAAGGGCTGGGAATTTCTTTGTGTCCAGCCGTGTGATGCAACATCGGTTTGCCGGCGAGAAAAGCCCAAGTCGCCTGATAGCCCCTTCattcttattatttttgttgttattattttgacgTGGAGTCTCCCAGGAGGTGGACAATGAGTTCATACGTGGAAAGGACGATGGCCGTGTTGGGGATTTGTTTAATTAGCTGTGGAATGAGTCCTCTATAAAAAGCTGCATAACCTTCCTCCAAAGCTATTAACCTCCCCGTCTGAAAGAAATACTTGTACTTGCTGCCTTCCTCCCGCAGTCTTGTCCGAATGACCTctgcaaggggaaaaaaacatgactaaGTCATtatggtaaaataaaaaagttataaAAGTGTCACCAAAAGTTTTTGATGGGCGCAATATTACTTTATAAATTGCCAATACGCAAcattattgttgattttttcaAAAACCCCAAAATAACTATTAATAGTGACAATATTTTCTAATAAACCATCCATTCAAATGCAATATGAGGTCATTCTGACATAAAACAAACTAttaattactttaaaattgttttacaaTGCATAACATACCATTAAAAGCTACCTTAGAGTAGAATATaaaataggtttaaaaaaatatatatatatgcttttttattttttttgccaatcagTAATCAGTTTTGTCATAATGAACATCATTTGAAAGTTATCTTTGTGTCGAGCAAAGCTATTACTTTAAAACGTTTacttgttgatttaaaaaaagaaaactattaaGTGACAATATTTTCTAATAAACCATGCATTCAAAAGCAATGAGGTCATTTTGACATAAAacacacttaattttttttaaaaaaatcacaatgcaTAACATACCATTAAAAGCTACCTTAGAATAGAATATaaaataggtttaaaaaaaaatatatatatatgcttttttattttttttgccaatcagTAATCAGTTTTGTCATAATGAACATCATTTGAAAGTTATCTTTGTGTCGAGCAAAGCTATTACTTTAAAACGTTtacttgtttatttaaaaaaagaaaactattaaGTGACAATATTTTCTAATAAACCATGCATTCAAAAGCAATGAGGTCATTTTGACATAAAacacacttaatttttttaaaaaaaaatcacaatgcaTAACATACCATTAAACGCTACATTAGAGTAGAATATAAAataggtttaaaaataaattatatatataaatataaatatgctctttttgatttttttgccaaTCAGTTTTGTCATAATAAACATCATTTGAAAGTTATCTTTGTGTCCAGCAATGCCATTACTGCAAATGTGCACGCTACAATGCTAACCGTAAGCTATACAAAAAGTGCATTTTAACTATGTTTCACATCGTTTTCAAATGCTGTAAACTAGCAAGTTTGACCCTTTAATTACAAATATTGCATTTAGAGCAGTCTACATGTAGCTCGTACATTGCCTTTCACCTTTAGCCTCAATGTAGCAATGCTAACGCGGTACAATGTGTAATATTAATGTGTACTCATTTAGTTTTATGTCGGAACACAAGTCCTAATGTTGGTGACCGATAAACAACTGCGTAAGGAGGGAAGTTTTGGCACACGGAGGTGCCGTGACAAGGCGTCTAGGCTACGTTCTTACCGTGTGGGTACGCTATGCAGGACGCGCAGCCTTTTGAGAACGCAGCCGCCAACATCAAGCGCAGAAAGTCAGACGCCCGTTTCTCGTTTTCGCTGTTGGGCGACGTCAGCTGGTTGTCAGCGAGCCTCTTCTTGAGCGTCTCATAGATGAGGAAGCAGATCATGGTCTCGGAGATGCCGGCATAGGATGCGGTCAGGCCGCGGTAGAAGCCCCGGATGCCCTCCGTTTTGTACACGTGACGGGCACACTGCAGGGCGTTCATCTTCTTCTCCCCCCGGGCTCTGAAAAGTCAAaaacaatcaattaaaaaaagatctgtaattcatccatttttttaatgtctaatgtgtgtttgtgcaaaTATTGGGAAAGTTAAATAGCCTCAGTAAAACTCATGTATATGTAAAATACCTACCTTTTAGctaacactagatggaggttCTTTCTAAACCACAAAAACTTTTCTTcagtgtttttaattaatttttttaaaattcgaGTTGTGGGGTAAAATAGCGGATATCCGTTTGTGAAGCTGCAAAATACCACGTGCcaattttcattgttttgcaaCCCGTCTTTCAAATATTAAGCTTTTGGTAAGCATGATATTGAAAGGAGCTAGCTTTCAATGTCTAACTTTGCAGGTGAATGAGTAACAAACTTTCCTTGCAGTTTGCAGGAAATAATTCCATTATTTTCCCCAACACGGATGAGCGAAGTTATTTAGCGGATAAGAATTTAAGGCAATATTTCACCTTCCACACCACCCCCAATGTGCGTGTAAATATAGACTCTTCCTGTGTACACGGGCCGGTGCGTCAGCGCTGTGTATTTACAGACACAGATCACAAGCTCAGTGTCACGACGTGACTGGCCCAAGGACAGCGAGGCAATGAAGGACTTTGCCCACGCAAGTAATGGATTGAGCGtctatttctttcttttacCAACCACGCAACACACGCTCTGTTGTATTGGTTGCTTTCCTACGGCCTGCCCGATGACGTATTGTGGCAATCTACTCTGTACGGGGGTAAAGAAAGCCCTTGATGCAAGACAAGAGTACACAGAACAGTTGCATTTAGGGCTGTACTCACTTTTTTTCGAGCTGCATCCTGGTTTTCACCATCCAGACGGGGTTCATCAGGGAATTTGTCGCGAAAGCTGACAGAGGACAAACTTAAGATTATTCTCCAATTTCAATCATTTACAGAAAGGAAGGAAAGTACACTGGAGCACTTGGAGTCTAATCCAGAATTCCCCAACATTTTAAAAGGCACAGGtgacaaagtggcggcccgggggccagatttggcctaccgtatcattttgtgcggcccgagaaagtaaatcccaagtgccgactttgttttaggatcaaattcaaatgattatatagatgcatattatatcttttaaatcgataattcaaatttttccttttgtttttagttcaaaaagcattttgtgaaatctaaaaataaatataaatattttctgttttccactataCAATAGTGAACATAattcattttgtttccttttcaaaaggaaaaaaacaaatgattaaaatacaaaaaggtcaaataaacattttttaaagatctacaGAAAAACGgcatatttagggctttttatccagttcttttaatacaattaaaaacataaaaaataaaaaaaatatctaaaaatgagccagcccacatgaaatcgagtttacattaatgcggcctgcgaaccaacccgaatttgacacccttgttttaaggAATGAGTGACCAGTTTGATTTCAGCACTATTTCCAGAAAGCAgcgtaaaaaatgacaactcACCATCTTGCTTAACCAATTGGAGCTGTTCAGCAAAGAGActtaaattgtaatatttctAGAATTAAGTCATACTTTACAATATTACAGAATTAAAATGAGAGTAAAGTCATGtcgttgcttatttttatgttctGTAGACTGGAAGTTTTTATTTTCGGTGACATACGAGCTATTTTGGCATAATGTTAAAGAGATCAAATAGAATTATGTAATACTAGAATAAAAAAGTTGGCTGGAAGTTGTTTGGGGTATGCAGATATCAATTTTAGGCAACGTCAAGGCTATTTGAAGACAAAACGTGCCGCAAATCTCTCCCCGTGGCCAAAAGGTTTTAAATGCTTCGTCGCGTGGTTCGCTTGACCGTCGTTCTGaaggtcatttttggaataacGCATCACGCGACAGAGACAAGCATCCACAGGGTGTCAAGTTATATTCCAAAAATAGTTTCGGACCTTTCGGACTCTAATAAATCATTCAAATGGTaattacatttgatttttttactggatgttGGAGATTTTATGAGGGCAGCTCACCTGCAATACCGGCAGAGGACATATGTACAGCGCCACTGTTTGGAACAAGCAACCCATTGAAGAGCTCTTTGGATTTGGAATAGGCGGCAAAGTAAATGGCTCTGAAAAACACAAGAGAACAAAGAATTGAAATTCTacagtggaaaaaataaaaaaaaattgcactaaaaacaCAATGTGACCCCATCCTCAGGCTGTAAAATTTGCGATTGTGGTTTTCTAACAGCCATGCCGTTCTCAATGGTTGACCTGTGTGGGTGCGTCTCGTTTCAGGAACACACGGTCACTGCGCCAGAACGGGCTGAATAAGCACTAACGGCCCCAGTGGTTACGAGAGCTGGCCTGAATGGGAAAACATCCAACTTGCCTCACGGGTTATGGTGATGGTGGCGCAACAGGAGAGCTCGTGACATGACTATTTATTAACCATATGGGCCAAAAAAGACCATGAAGGCCTTCAGCCAGAAGTTTTAAAGTCCAATCAGTGGCTTGTGATGCATTCAAGCAGGATTAGAATGAAAAAGTTACCTGCTTGACACACAAGTGATGAGAATACCAATTCTACTAGAATCAATTAGTTTGAAGACAAGCTGTCAATCAATCAATTATGACAACACTGCAATTTCTGTGAATTGATTCCATTCtaacaataaaaacagaaaccttAGTTTGGGATTTTGTCCTGCAACCCAAATGTTCTAAAACCTAAAATTCAACAGCATGATAAGGAGTAAGAACTATTTCATTTGACTTTAGTTCCACAGTAACTTTAGAACAAGCACAGATAGCTCTTATTGCAGCCTCACTGCAACATAACTTTGTgttacaaaaatacaatgaagAAAACTTGTGTAAAGTTagaaagaactaaaaaaaaaatagtagtcaGTTCCTGCTGCCTGTGCTTTACCTTGACGGAGCCACGCCAACAAGATTTGGCCCCAGACCACGGAAAAGAGATCGTGGTCCCTCTTTCTCCAGAATTGAcctgaaagttaaaaaaaaaaataggagaaataaatagatttttctCCTCAACGGGTTAAGTTGGTCAAACAGCCAAACGTTCATTTATGGAATCAAACTCTGCTTTATTAATAAAGTGGATATTAATAAACCCGGCTAAAACGATTCCAAGAGTTACACAAGAAGTGCACGCTAGAGACCAGCCCATCAGAAGCCCCCCCAAACAGACACATGCAATTGGCTAGCTCACTACAACACCCATAAAACGTGTTTAGCATTATGTGACCTTCTGTACTCTGAGAACTGCAAGTCTGCTGTGGAGCAGAGACAAAACAGACTGTTGGCTTCTGTTACCTACACTCAAaaaacagccttttttttttttaaagcctatcTTATTTTagtgcaggggtctccaacCCATTTAGTTTCGCAGGCCACATTAATGACAACtaatttatttttggcctaaaaagttaacttacttgccACCAGTGACAGCGctggacatccaatctattttgtgACGAGAGATTGAACACTGTTCGTTTGTCAGTTCCTGCTGGTTTTTGAATTGCTCtaatccacatgtgtcaaagtggcggtccgcgggccaaatctggcccaccgcatcattttgtgtggcccgggaaagtaaatcatgagtgccgactttctgttttagaatcaaattaaaatgaagagtatagatgtattaaatgtcctgattttcccacttttaaatcaataattgtaattttttaatcaattttttctgtgtttttagttcaaaaatcattttgtaaaatctaaaaatatatttaaaaaaaaaaagctaaaataaacattgttttagatctataaaaagctgaatattcagggattttaatcctgttcttttaatccatttataaaaagtctatctaaatgtgtctaaaatggtccggcccacatgaaatcgagttgacgttaacgtggcccgcgaaccaaccagagtctgacacacCTGCTCTAATCCTAACGAACAACCttgttaaaatcaaaatgactGTTATTGAAATTGTTTTGAGGTCAAATTCACAGAGTGGTTGTTATTTATGGCCAACAAGGTAGACTACTTTACTGTATGTTATCTGGAACACCAACTGTAAAAAAACACGCGTCATTGCAGTACGCACgcaatggttaaaaaaacatgagttaAAGCTATGTGACACCTGAACTGGCACTCAAATGTGCTCCATTCACACTGGTGCCGCGGCATTCCGGTTTATAATCCATAAGGTTTTAATTGAAATCCCATTGTCTTCTGCTATTGTGACAGCTTCCTCTCTTCTGGGAAGGCTTTTCATATGCATTTGGAGGGCGTTTATATGCACTTGGGA includes the following:
- the slc25a33 gene encoding solute carrier family 25 member 33 — encoded protein: MAQKDTFLHLFAGGCSGTVGAIVTCPLEVLKTRLQSSGLALRPVFQVHLGTLSGTGVIRPGTVTPGLVQVLRSILEKEGPRSLFRGLGPNLVGVAPSRAIYFAAYSKSKELFNGLLVPNSGAVHMSSAGIAAFATNSLMNPVWMVKTRMQLEKKARGEKKMNALQCARHVYKTEGIRGFYRGLTASYAGISETMICFLIYETLKKRLADNQLTSPNSENEKRASDFLRLMLAAAFSKGCASCIAYPHEVIRTRLREEGSKYKYFFQTGRLIALEEGYAAFYRGLIPQLIKQIPNTAIVLSTYELIVHLLGDSTSK